From Rutidosis leptorrhynchoides isolate AG116_Rl617_1_P2 chromosome 3, CSIRO_AGI_Rlap_v1, whole genome shotgun sequence, a single genomic window includes:
- the LOC139895917 gene encoding serine carboxypeptidase-like 27 has protein sequence MGNSVLLFAILLSWVVIGSCNYLLDQEKDKILKLPGQPPNVDFNQYSGYVTVNQQSGRSLFYWLTEAPANRDPKSRPLLLWLNGGPGCSSVAYGAAEEIGPLHINSDGKTLYSNPYSWNKLANLLFLESPAGVGFSYSNTTSDLYTFGDAKTAEDSYAFLLGWFERFPQYKHRDFYIAGESYAGHYIPQLSQIIYEKNKGVKNPVINFKGFMVGNAVTDDYNDYVGTFEYWWTHGLISDSTYKYLQASCEGFSSEHPPVECSRALNAAETEWGNIDPYSIYTKPCNYSSLLKSRGRYPWRRGAYDPCTEQYATKYFNRPKVQKAFHANITKLSYPWKTCSDIVGEYWADSPLSMLPIYKELIAAGLRIWVFSGDTDSVVPLTATRYSIDALNLKTVANWYPWYDNGKVAGWSQIYEGLSLVTVTGAGHEVPLHRPRQAFILLRSFLENKPMQRS, from the exons ATGGGTAATTCAGTATTGTTGTTTGCAATTTTGCTCTCATGGGTTGTAATTGGAAGTTGTAACTATTTGTTAGATCAAGAAAAAGATAAGATTTTGAAGCTTCCTGGGCAACCACCAAATGTTGATTTTAATCAGTATTCGGGTTATGTTACTGTGAATCAACAATCTGGGAGATCATTGTTTTATTGGTTGACTGAGGCACCTGCAAATCGTGACCCAAAGTCCAGACCACTTTTGTTATGGCTCAATGGTGGTCCTGGTTGTTCATCTGTGGCTTATGGTGCTGCTGAAGAAATTGGTCCGTTACATATAAATTCTGATGGGAAAACTCTTTACAGTAACCCTTATTCTTGGAACAAAT TGGCAAATTTGCTGTTTCTTGAATCACCAGCAGGAGTTGGCTTCTCATATTCAAACACAACATCAGATTTGTATACCTTTGGTGATGCTAAAACTG CTGAAGATTCATATGCGTTTCTACTCGGCTGGTTCGAAAGGTTCCCTCAATACAAACACCGCGATTTTTACATTGCCGGAGAAAGCTATGCAG GTCATTATATTCCCCAATTGTCTCAAATCATCTACGAAAAAAACAAAGGGGTCAAGAATCCAGTAATTAACTTCAAGGGTTTCATG GTGGGAAATGCTGTTACTGATGATTATAATGATTATGTTGGCACATTTGAGTATTGGTGGACACATGGTTTGATTTCGGATTCAACTTATAAATATCTTCAAGCATCATGTGAAGGATTTTCATCTGAGCATCCACCCGTTGAGTGCAGTCGGGCTCTAAATGCTGCTGAAACCGAATGGGGTAATATTGACCCGTATAGTATATACACAAAGCCTTGTAATTACTCTTCATTACTAAAATCTAGAGGACGTTAC CCATGGAGGCGTGGAGCTTATGATCCGTGCACAGAGCAATACGCAACCAAGTACTTCAATCGTCCCAAAGTTCAAAAGGCGTTTCATGCCAACATCACCAAGCTTTCGTATCCATGGAAAACGTGCAGTGATATCGTTGGCGAGTATTGGGCAGACTCCCCACTATCAATGCTTCCTATCTACAAGGAACTCATAGCTGCCGGTTTAAGGATATGGGTATTTAG TGGTGATACAGATTCGGTTGTTCCCCTCACAGCAACAAGATACTCAATTGATGCATTAAATCTTAAGACGGTTGCCAATTGGTATCCGTGGTATGATAATGGAAAG GTTGCGGGGTGGAGTCAAATCTACGAAGGACTGTCATTAGTGACAGTAACGGGTGCAGGACATGAAGTGCCATTGCATAGGCCTCGACAAGCTTTTATACTTTTAAGGTCATTTTTGGAGAACAAACCAATGCAAAGAAGCTAA